In one Cyclopterus lumpus isolate fCycLum1 chromosome 22, fCycLum1.pri, whole genome shotgun sequence genomic region, the following are encoded:
- the mocs3 gene encoding LOW QUALITY PROTEIN: adenylyltransferase and sulfurtransferase MOCS3 (The sequence of the model RefSeq protein was modified relative to this genomic sequence to represent the inferred CDS: inserted 1 base in 1 codon; deleted 5 bases in 4 codons), which yields MADEVRCLKARLEEREKEIAALKNKLARVEKGCAPVPELYEKVTPLTPLRAKTALSNEDIMRYSRQLLLPELGVQGQLNLSKTSVLVVGCGGLGCPLAQYLAAAGIGRLGLLDYDEVELSNLHRQVLHGEETQGQAKALSAASAVKRLNSTVECLPYRLQLSPGNALQLIQQYDIVADCSDNVPTRYLVNDACVLSGKPLVSASALRMEGQLTVYNYRGGPLLQMSVPGDPPPPETVTNCSDGGVLGSGVSLFRGIMGCFQALEVLKIASWNKASSLVMFDAQDTRFRSIKLRPKQAGCAVCGEEPSVNSLVDYEAFCGSASTDIGCGRKLHLLSGGQRRITVQDYKLIMDKAEPHLLLDVRPLVEVDICHLPFSLNIPLSRLEERKSEHIRLLQERISXLKLQMEGDCRPPRYLSELHCNVICKMATDSQKAVQALEKMSGSEVDSVSVKDICGGLTAWAKTIDPTFPQY from the exons ATGGCGGACGAGGTGCGCTGCCTGAAGGCTCGGctcgaggagagagagaaagagatcgCTGCTCTGAAGAATAAACTGGCCCGAGTGGAAAAG GGCTGTGCCCCAGTACCGGAGCTGTATGAGAAAGTGACACCCCTAACCCCCCTGAGAGCCAAGACAGCCCTGAGCAATGAGGACATCATGCGGTACAGCAGACAGCTCCTCTTGCCAGAGCTGGGTGTACAAG GTCAGCTTAATTTATCCAAGACCTCAGTGCTGGTTGTGGGCTGCGGAGGACTGGGCTGCCCCCTGGCACAGTATCTCGCTGCTGCAGGCATCG GGCGCCTGGGCCTGCTGGACTATGACGAGGTGGAGCTCAGTAACCTGCACAGACAGGTGCTTCACGGGGAGGAGACGCAGGGCCAGGCGAAGGCCCTGTCTGCTGCCAGTGCAGTTAAAAG GTTGAACTCAACGGTGGAGTGTCTTCCCTACCGCCTGCAGCTCTCGCCGGGGAACGCCCTGCAACTCATCCAACA ATATGACATTGTGGCGGATTGTTCAGACAATGTCCCCACTCGGTATCTGGTGAACGACGCCTGCGTGCTCAGCGGCAAGCCTCTGGTGTCAGCGAGCGCCCTGAGGATGGAGGGACAG ctgacAGTATATAACTACCGTGGAGGGCCCCTGCTACAGATGTCTGTACCCggtgaccccccacccccagagACGGTGACCAACTGTTCTGACGGAGGGGTGTTAGGAAGTGGGGTGAGTCTT tTCCGGGGAATAATGGGCTGCTTCCAAGCTTTGGAAGTCCTCAAGATTGCCTCCTGGAACAAGGCTT CAAGCTTGGTGATGTTCGACGCTCAAGACACCAGATTCAGGTCCATCAAGCTGCGGCCCAAGCAGGCC GGCTGTGCAGTGTGCGGAGAGGAGCCCAGTGTAAAC AGTTTGGTGGACTACGAGGCTTTCTGTGGATCTGCTTCCACAGATATAGGTTG TGGCCGCAAACTCCACCTCCTTTccggaggccagaggaggatcACGGTACAG GATTATAAATTGATAATGGACAAGGCAGAGCCCCATCTCTTGTTGGATGTGCGCCCTCTTGTGGAGGTT GATATATGCCACTTACCTTTCTCCCTCA ACATTCCCCTCTCAAggttagaggagaggaagagtgaaCACATCCGATTACTTCAGGAGAGAATCA CGTTGAAGCTGCAGATGGAGGGCGACTGCCGGCCTCCCAGGTACTTGTCTGAACTCCAT TGTAACGTGATCTGTAAGATGGCAACGGACTCC CAGAAGGCGGTGCAGGCTTTGGAGAAGATGAGTGGGTCCGaagtggacagtgtctcagtgaaAGACATCTGTGGAGGCCTCACGGCTTGGGCAAAGACAATAGACCCCACATTCCCACAGTATTAA